In Kitasatospora gansuensis, a genomic segment contains:
- the cobM gene encoding precorrin-4 C(11)-methyltransferase, translated as MTVYFIGAGPGAADLITLRGQRRIAASPVCLYAGSLVPRELLAECPPGARLIDTADLNLDQIVAELVRAHQAGQDVARLHSGDPSVFSAVAEQMRRLDAAGVPYEVIPGVPAFAAAAAALKRELTVPTVGQTVILTRVSRQATPMPEGEDLATLGRSGALLVLHLATRYVESVVEELLPHYGADCPAAVVAMASRPDELVLRGTLGDIAAQVKEAGVLRTAVILVGRTLGASQFRDSHLYSADRNRDHTCD; from the coding sequence ATGACCGTCTACTTCATCGGCGCGGGCCCCGGCGCCGCCGACCTGATCACCCTGCGCGGCCAGCGCCGGATCGCCGCCAGCCCGGTCTGCCTGTACGCGGGCAGCCTGGTCCCGCGCGAGCTGCTCGCCGAGTGCCCGCCCGGCGCCCGCCTGATCGACACCGCCGACCTGAACCTCGATCAGATCGTCGCCGAACTGGTCCGCGCCCACCAGGCCGGCCAGGACGTGGCCCGGCTGCACTCCGGCGACCCGTCCGTGTTCAGCGCGGTCGCCGAGCAGATGCGACGCCTCGACGCGGCGGGCGTCCCGTACGAGGTGATCCCCGGCGTACCCGCCTTCGCCGCCGCCGCGGCCGCGCTCAAGCGCGAGCTGACCGTCCCGACGGTGGGTCAGACCGTCATCCTCACCCGGGTCTCCCGCCAGGCCACCCCGATGCCCGAGGGCGAGGACCTGGCCACCCTCGGCCGCAGCGGCGCCCTGCTGGTACTGCACCTGGCGACCCGCTACGTGGAGAGCGTGGTCGAGGAGCTGCTCCCGCACTACGGCGCCGACTGCCCCGCCGCCGTCGTCGCGATGGCCAGCCGCCCCGACGAACTGGTCCTGCGCGGCACCCTCGGCGACATCGCCGCCCAGGTCAAGGAGGCGGGCGTCCTGCGCACCGCCGTCATCCTGGTCGGCCGTACCCTGGGCGCCTCCCAGTTCCGCGACAGCCACCTCTACTCGGCCGACCGCAACCGCGACCACACCTGCGACTGA